A stretch of the Helicoverpa armigera isolate CAAS_96S chromosome 5, ASM3070526v1, whole genome shotgun sequence genome encodes the following:
- the LOC110384306 gene encoding rab-like protein 6, whose protein sequence is MFSALKKLTRSGDDRCPAPLPMSSSLQKKFSKGVHFNMKILIKGDRNVGKSCLLQRLQGGPFIEDYAPTDQIQVAPIHWTYKNTDYIVKVEVWEVVDKGRTKKKPPLGLKLENQSAAATTEDGYETPVLDATFLDVYKNANGVILMLDITKPWTFDYVVKELSQVPADLPVVVLGNHCDMQHHRQVHPHHIEQALHHAKLIRTAPVRYAESSMRNGFGLRLLHKFLSVPFLRLQKTSLLEQLQRNQRDVEEIEKELDDFQNSEESHYNLFVDRLANKRRQSAGQLEHRPANDRSPSIVLGAGKPIVPPSVNPLVAQSLAGNGLKTQSHYVSSELTKPKNQVSMEMTPPRLPQQDSGPSTPSGVNISASSGCLDEFYAGTLDSSFLEDLPAIATSNQEIAYDTESEDENTTNPKVTIDQEDLDFEISSSAELKVETKLPTEKVSRTSQDEDNLDKMMSRMKMEEDVDSHGSDIGVMPIFEKSRHIDLQISLDNDFPLWAGDTSARRSPEGGEDPDTAKEPSDKEKKHKKKKSKDKDRGDYNEKSEKKEKKHKHKKSKSDKKPSHPQLDLLAPSSATEFNYEEYDSI, encoded by the exons atgttttctgcTCTCAAGAAACTAACGAGAAGCGGAGATGATCGCTGTCCAGCTCCTTTGCCCATGTCTTCTTCTTTGCAGAAGAAGTTTTCCAAGGGGGTTCATTTTAATA TGAAAATACTGATAAAAGGCGACAGGAATGTTGGAAAATCTTGCCTATTGCAGCGTTTACAAGGTGGACCCTTTATCGAAGATTATGCGCCCACTGATCAAATACAAGTTGCGCCTATACACTGgacatataaaaatactgatTACATTGTTAAG GTAGAAGTATGGGAAGTAGTAGATAAAGGTCGTACAAAGAAGAAACCACCATTAGGCTTAAAACTGGAGAACCAGTCCGCTGCAGCAACCACAGAAGATGGTTATGAAACCCCAGTTCTTGATGCCACATTCTTAGATGTATATAAAAATGCCAATGGCGTTATTTTGATGCTGGATATTACAAAGCCTTG GACTTTTGACTATGTGGTAAAAGAGTTATCTCAAGTGCCAGCTGATCTCCCAGTAGTGGTGCTAGGCAACCATTGTGACATGCAGCACCACAGACAAGTACATCCCCACCACATTGAACAAGCTCTTCACCATGCCAAACTTATAAG AACTGCTCCTGTGCGTTATGCGGAGTCTTCAATGCGAAATGGATTTGGACTACGATTACTGCACAAATTTCTCAGTGTGCCATTTTTAAGGCTTCAAAAGACAAGCTTACTAGAACAACTACAGAGGAATCAGAGAGATGTTGAGGAAATTGAAAAGGAACTTGATGACTTCCAG AATTCTGAAGAGTCCCACTACAATCTGTTTGTGGATCGCCTTGCAAATAAACGACGACAAAGTGCGGGCCAGCTTGAACATCGCCCGGCTAATGATCGTTCTCCTAGCATCGTGCTTGGAGCTGGCAAACCCATTGTACCACCTAGTGTCAATCCTCTT GTAGCGCAATCCTTGGCTGGCAATGGATTGAAAACGCAAAGCCACTATGTTAGCTCTGAATTAACAAAGCCTAAAAATCAAGTTAGTATGGAAATGACGCCACCTCGACTACCTCAACAAGACAG TGGACCGAGTACGCCATCGGGCGTTAATATATCCGCATCATCTGGCTGTCTGGATGAATTTTATGCAGGAACATTGGACAGTAGCTTTTTGGAAGACCTTCCAGCAATAGCCACCTCCAACCAAGAAATTGCATATGACACTGAAAG CGAAGATGAAAATACTACAAATCCTAAAGTAACAATCGATCAAGAAGACCTGGACTTCGAAATTAGTTCTTCAGCGGAACTTAAAGTTGAGACAAAGTTGCCAACGGAAAAGGTATCAAGAACAAGCCAAGATGAAGATAACCTTGACAAAATGATGAGTAGGATGAAAATGGAGGAGGATGTTGATAGCCATGGGTCAGATATAGGAGTCATGCCTATATTTGAAAAAAGTCGTCATATTGACTTGCAAATTTCACTGGACAACGACTTTCCATTGTGGGCTGGCGATACGAGTGCAAGAAGATCTCCTGAAG GTGGTGAAGATCCTGACACGGCTAAAGAACCCAGTGACAAG gaaaaaaaacataagaagAAGAAATCAAAAGACAAGGACAGAGGagattacaatgaaaaatccgagaaaaaagaaaagaagcaTAAACACAAGAAATCAAAAAGTGATAAAAAGCCTTCTCACCCTCAACTGGACTTATTGGCACCGTCGTCGGCAACAGAGTTTAATTACGAAGAGTACGATAGCATTtaa
- the LOC110383708 gene encoding small integral membrane protein 8, protein MDSKDKEQKPGEGIRSMRSTTAFRVINFELYAKPNIVIMTIGAACFTFALGYIAYMRTKYESMGYYAAVDKDGKEIFEKKKSKWD, encoded by the exons ATGGACTCCAAAGATAAAGAACAGAAGCCCGGAGAGGGTATACGATCAATGAGATCGACTACAGCATTTCGAGTAATTAATTTCGAACTCTATGCAAAGCCC AACATTGTTATTATGACTATTGGAGCTGCATGTTTTACTTTTGCACTTGGTTATATTGCATACATGCGAACAAAATATGAATCAATGGGATACTACGCTGCTGTAGATAAAGATGGTAAAGAGATTTTTGAgaagaaaaaatctaaatgggactaa
- the LOC110373642 gene encoding uncharacterized protein LOC110373642, with translation MSDRSSPVNGGYEAARLTVRKDLFPEVRLPKLATGESGADSDQEDVESVSGVKLETDFEQSIDEIASHKAQVANGALPCPTRPRHRKHKHHSRQSSQSATVNGCLPPKSKRRKDSSKDSSYRTHSKHSVVSQVKGGKNLNLVSSSECQEDEDDNEEVQEEEEEEEEEVEDEDEAEESESSEDEQLKRNSKLPLNTMPRQSGKPYSHELSQLSTKKSKKDSREHRTHAVIPCSGKPRSMLDIRSSRSKKKSKKSECTPTYRSQIVDTNSMKIKIRRTSVHETVTPTPTSVADIGQRKSKKKRAASPASVSSGEEYDPSRGDTAAAMSVAAPKPRHPRPKTPKPKKSTSSKSKQKKSEKTERTRISGAESKDTGPQSPWGHSMPKEILLKIFEYVVASQGTLPSVIRIGRVCRLWHSVSCRPELWKNVDLAQYTSEKCKTDYKLVWLLENRLSQCQSLNIAQWKVSNVSWVLACVADYCPQLVELSVAGWSRITSEQLFDLMQALPKLQRIDLSLTSETGGSSTCMSAASMTRITENFGARLTHLMLANNKFIAMPQILQSIATYCSNLEVLDISGTLAASHPAAVPLEALQKGCPKMRVFRAANSQLVLANATTSQQMECKGWPLLEELSIAGEAATERVGVGEYRLGDDALARLVRGATRLRLLDLRGLQRLTDSGLVRVPAWDLQHLFLGGCNVTRQSSACLELICEKWSHSLLELDLSWASAARVLDDAVSALADSPDSKLRILNLCGSSVSLEPIKKVLLKCPHIESINLSSCRALPRGMKRLYTGKEIQDLKDSLDPEKIKAKENQKDEESVKTKKGVKKSAADSKSESIKQEPAADVSDKSDTKTESSSSKGTISSPVFQEPKSFSESPSAAASKKTPIRSPDSKTLERQSGKQGKEMIALVPEGKRSSRGSTPKLLSPATQSKPDSSSTPRSDPSKDLGSPHFSPVPKPDSQVQNSPEVQTELLNQSIKTNSWNLGQFKTTPTHKSEASPLSRLESHTKLKHGKVIEQCSPTTSHDNKPSPETHSMKQESMKNPNNWNYAINSPMPRQDGQFSQRSPYSAQPSPAQPSPYSTQPSPYSTQPSPYSSQPSPYSAQPSPDTSQIVKPELQKTSAWNTGNYSPMPKHHPPFSPHPSTHASPDPGIGLKSDNLRSNPNKTPGQYSPMSRQDRIHQSPYSPRPSVDVSYSNKKSPGVGNYSPMMRPDCHLPSPDRGTTRPTMGSRQQDIYGRTVNKTLDMMHSSAPQPEIPNSWGIDRFNNQLSNAASASIDSLVWGASAFNTEPAPLPPRVDNIPAMLNTPSPQTWPGLPSFDTSVSRPNDDLSDPWTFGQFREQPHHVHNTFVDQNSFDLSSHLGHQAHSLQNYLDDNFPETSRVE, from the exons ATGTCTGATCGATCAAGTCCCGTGAACGGCGGTTACGAGGCCGCAAGGCTCACCGTCCGCAAGGACCTCTTCCCGGAGGTTCGTCTACCTAAGCTGGCGACTGGTGAGTCTGGTGCTGACTCCGACCAAGAGGATGTCGAGTCAGTCTCTGGTGTCAAGCTGGAGACTGATTTTGAACAGAGCATAGACGAAATAGCCAGTCATAAAGCGCAAGTAGCTAATGGGGCTCTGCCGTGTCCTACGCGGCCTCGCCACAGAAAGCACAAGCACCACTCCCGACAGAGTTCTCAATCCGCAACCGTTAACGGTTGTCTTCCTCCAAAAAGTAAAAGGAGAAAAGACTCATCAAAAGATTCATCATATAGAACGCATTCTAAACATAGTGTTGTGTCACAAGTGAAAGGTGGTAAAAACTTGAATTTAGTGAGTAGTAGTGAGTGTCAGGAGGATGAAGACGACAACGAGGAGGTgcaggaggaggaggaggaggaagaagaagaagtggaaGATGAAGATGAAGCCGAAGAAAGTGAAAGTTCAGAAGATGAACAGCTCAAGCGCAATTCAAAGTTACCGTTAAATACAATGCCACGGCAAAGTGGCAAACCATACAGTCATGAACTTAGTCAATTATCAACAAAAAAGAGTAAAAAGGACTCTCGAGAGCATAGAACTCATGCAGTTATACCGTGTAGTGGCAAGCCAAGGTCTATGTTGGACATTCGCAGTTCTCGTAGTAAAAAGAAATCCAAGAAGTCTGAGTGCACACCCACATATCGAAGCCAGATAGTGGATACTAACTCTATGAAGATTAAGATTAGGAGGACAAGTGTTCATGAAACT gtAACACCAACGCCAACCTCGGTTGCCGATATTGGTCAAAGGAAGTCTAAGAAGAAGCGGGCGGCATCGCCGGCTAGCGTGAGCTCTGGTGAGGAGTACGACCCGTCTCGCGGGGACACTGCCGCCGCCATGAGCGTCGCAGCGCCCAAGCCCCGCCACCCGCGACCCAAGACTCCTAAGCCTAAGAAATCAACCAGTTCTAAAAGTAAGCAAA agaaAAGTGAAAAGACTGAAAGAACTAGGATTAGTGGAGCTGAAAGTAAAGATACTGGACCACAAAGTCCTTGGGGACATTCTATGCCTAAGGAAATTCTATTAAAGATATTTGAATATGTTGTGGCCTCTCAGGGCACATTGCCTTCTGTGATCAG AATTGGTAGAGTATGTAGGTTATGGCACAGTGTAAGCTGCAGACCAGAATTGTGGAAGAATGTAGACCTTGCGCAATACACTAGTGAAAAATGTAAAACGGATTATAAACTCGTGTGGCTCCTGGAAAACCGGTTGTCACAATGTCAAAGCTTAAATATTG CTCAGTGGAAAGTGAGTAACGTGTCGTGGGTGCTGGCTTGCGTGGCGGACTACTGTCCTCAACTGGTGGAACTCAGCGTGGCCGGCTGGAGCCGCATCACGTCCGAACAGCTGTTCGACCTCATGCAGGCTCTGCCTAAGCTGCAGAGGATCGATTTGTCGCTCACG TCTGAAACGGGCGGTTCTAGTACATGCATGTCAGCTGCCTCCATGACGCGCATTACGGAGAACTTCGGCGCACGACTCACGCATCTCATGCTGGCTAACAACAAGTTCATAGCAATGCCGCAGATACTGCAGTCAATAGCG ACATACTGCAGCAACTTAGAAGTGCTAGATATCTCGGGGACGCTGGCGGCGTCGCACCCGGCCGCCGTGCCTTTAGAGGCGCTGCAGAAAGGCTGTCCCAAGATGCGAGTGTTCCGTGCCGCTAACTCACAACTGGTGCTTGCTAATGCTACCACGTCGCAACAG ATGGAATGCAAAGGCTGGCCTCTCCTCGAGGAGCTATCAATAGCGGGCGAGGCGGCGACGGAGCGGGTCGGCGTCGGCGAGTACCGGCTCGGCGACGACGCGCTGGCCAGGCTCGTGCGTGGCGCTACACGGCTGCGCTTGCTCGACCTTCGCGGCTTACAGCGGCTGACTGACTCCGGCCTCGTCAGGGTGCCGGCTTGGGACCTGCAACATCTGTTCCTTGGAG GGTGTAACGTGACGCGTCAAAGCAGCGCGTGCCTGGAGCTGATCTGCGAGAAGTGGTCGCACAGCCTGCTGGAGCTCGACCTGTCGTGGGCCTCCGCCGCCCGCGTGCTCGACGACGCCGTCTCCGCGCTCGCAGACTCGCCCGACAGCAAGCTCAG AATACTAAACTTATGTGGCTCATCGGTGTCCTTGGAACCAATTAAGAAAGTCCTTCTAAAGTGCCCCCATATTGAGTCTATAAACCTGAGTTCATGTCGCGCTCTTCCTAGGGGAATGAAACGCTTGTACACGGGGAAAGAAATACAAGACCTTAAAGATAGCTTAGATCCAGAAAAAATTAAAGCCAAAGAAAATCAAAAAGACGAGGAAAGTGTCAAGACTAAAAAAGGTGTTAAGAAGTCTGCAGCTGATTCCAAGTCCGAATCTATAAAACAAGAACCAGCCGCAGACGTGTCAGATAAATCGGACACCAAAACAGAGTCTTCTTCATCTAAAGGCACTATCTCGTCGCCCGTATTTCAAGAACCGAAAAGCTTTTCAGAATCACCTTCTGCCGCAGCTTCTAAGAAGACGCCGATAAGATCACCAGATAGTAAAACACTTGAAAGGCAATCTGGTAAACAGGGCAAGGAAATGATAGCCTTAGTACCTGAAGGGAAAAGATCCTCAAGAGGTTCCACTCCGAAACTACTCAGTCCTGCTACACAGTCAAAACCAGATTCCTCTTCCACACCCAGATCGGATCCCTCCAAAGATCTTGGAAGTCCCCACTTCAGTCCAGTACCAAAACCAGACAGTCAAGTACAAAATAGTCCAGAAGTCCAGACAGAGTTGTTAAATCAAAGTATAAAGACTAACTCTTGGAATCTTGGACAGTTTAAAACCACACCCACTCACAAGTCTGAAGCCAGTCCTTTAAGTAGGTTAGAAAGTCACACTAAATTAAAACATGGTAAAGTTATAGAGCAATGCAGTCCAACAACTTCTCACGATAATAAACCTAGTCCTGAAACCCATAGTATGAAACAAGAAAGCATGAAAAATCCTAATAACTGGAATTATGCTATTAATAGTCCGATGCCCCGACAAGATGGTCAATTCTCTCAAAGAAGTCCTTATTCCGCTCAACCGAGTCCTGCTCAACCCAGCCCTTATTCCACACAGCCTAGTCCGTATTCGACACAGCCGAGCCCTTACTCCTCACAGCCTAGTCCCTATTCAGCTCAACCCAGCCCAGACACAAGTCAAATTGTTAAACCGGAATTACAGAAGACAAGTGCTTGGAACACCGGTAACTACAGTCCTATGCCCAAACATCACCCACCATTTTCTCCTCATCCATCAACCCATGCTAGTCCAGACCCAGGTATAGGCTTAAAAAGTGATAACCTTAGAAGTAATCCTAATAAAACTCCAGGACAATATAGTCCAATGTCACGACAAGATCGCATTCACCAGAGCCCTTATTCTCCCAGACCAAGTGTAGATGTGAGTTATAGTAACAAGAAAAGCCCTGGAGTCGGTAACTACAGCCCAATGATGCGCCCTGATTGTCACTTACCTAGCCCAGACAGAGGTACGACCAGACCTACGATGGGAAGCAGACAGCAAGACATCTATGGAAGAACTGTAAATAAAACCCTCGATATGATGCACAGTAGTGCACCGCAACCGGAAATACCCAACTCTTGGGGAATAGACAGATTTAATAATCAGCTAAGTAACGCCGCAAGCGCGAGCATCGATTCGCTAGTGTGGGGAGCGTCGGCGTTCAACACGGAGCCGGCTCCGCTGCCTCCTCGAGTGGACAACATTCCCGCCATGCTCAACACGCCGTCGCCACAGACGTGGCCCGGTTTACCATCGTTCGACACTAGTGTTTCAAGACCTAATGACGATTTAAGTGATCCGTGGACTTTTGGTCAATTCCGTGAGCAGCCTCACCATGTGCACAACACGTTCGTAGATCAGAACAGTTTCGATTTGAGTAGTCACCTGGGCCACCAGGCGCACTCCTTGCAGAACTATTTAGACGACAATTTTCCAGAGACGTCTCGCGTAGAATGA